The proteins below come from a single Thermotoga sp. KOL6 genomic window:
- a CDS encoding 16S rRNA (cytosine(967)-C(5))-methyltransferase encodes MKTNVRLLAYRLLRKYEKEKFINREDVDSVLSVLNDKDRRFFKELVWGVVRKEELLDWYINRLLKKTDIPPAVRVALRMGAYQLLFMDSVPDYAAVSETVKLVKNTSFKGLVNAVLRKLKVLPEPEDIHLIYSHPRWIVDYWMSFLPKEAVLRIMKWNQEPLPVTLRVNPLTTTREEVVRILSSERSTATHGKHAPFSVVVKKVGTPLNNSIVITKGLASVQGESSQLVPLLMDLKPGLKVLDACAAPGGKTTAIAELMRDEGEILATDVTTERLLLVEKHAKRLKLSSIKTKLVDAERATEYIQTKFDRVLLDAPCSSLGTARNHPEVLRRMKKEEFKRFAERQSRMISQVWELLVERGILLYSTCTVTWEENTGVVKEFVDRTKNVEIIDVREELRRYDVEGIWDGYGFLILPDETLTPFYISALRKIG; translated from the coding sequence ATGAAAACGAACGTAAGACTTCTCGCCTACCGACTTTTGAGAAAGTACGAAAAAGAAAAGTTCATCAACAGAGAGGACGTAGACAGCGTCCTCTCTGTTTTGAACGATAAAGACAGACGTTTCTTCAAGGAACTCGTTTGGGGAGTTGTGAGGAAAGAAGAGCTGCTGGACTGGTATATAAATCGGTTGCTCAAAAAAACTGACATTCCCCCTGCAGTGAGGGTAGCACTCAGAATGGGAGCCTATCAACTTCTTTTCATGGACAGCGTGCCAGATTACGCGGCTGTGAGTGAAACGGTGAAATTAGTAAAAAATACGAGTTTCAAAGGATTGGTTAATGCTGTTTTGAGAAAACTGAAAGTTCTGCCTGAACCTGAAGATATTCACCTCATATATTCCCATCCACGCTGGATTGTTGACTATTGGATGTCCTTTCTTCCGAAAGAGGCTGTATTGAGGATCATGAAGTGGAATCAAGAACCTCTCCCTGTTACTCTACGTGTGAATCCTCTCACCACTACTCGAGAAGAAGTTGTAAGGATACTTTCATCCGAAAGAAGCACTGCTACACACGGAAAACATGCACCCTTTTCTGTCGTTGTGAAGAAGGTAGGAACACCTTTAAACAATTCGATAGTCATAACGAAAGGACTTGCAAGCGTTCAAGGTGAATCTTCACAGCTCGTTCCTTTGCTCATGGATCTCAAACCGGGTTTGAAGGTTCTAGATGCTTGTGCAGCACCTGGCGGCAAGACCACGGCCATTGCAGAGCTGATGAGGGATGAGGGAGAAATTCTAGCAACTGATGTGACCACGGAGAGGTTACTACTTGTGGAAAAACACGCCAAACGTCTGAAACTTTCATCCATAAAAACGAAACTTGTCGATGCTGAGCGTGCCACAGAATACATCCAAACCAAATTCGACCGCGTTCTCCTAGACGCTCCCTGTTCCTCTTTGGGAACCGCCAGGAATCATCCAGAAGTACTTAGAAGGATGAAGAAAGAAGAGTTCAAAAGATTCGCCGAAAGACAATCCAGAATGATTTCTCAGGTATGGGAACTCTTAGTTGAAAGAGGAATCCTTTTGTACAGTACGTGTACTGTAACATGGGAGGAAAATACAGGAGTTGTAAAAGAATTCGTTGATCGAACAAAAAACGTGGAAATAATCGACGTTAGAGAGGAACTAAGAAGGTACGACGTGGAAGGAATTTGGGATGGATATGGATTTTTGATACTCCCCGACGAAACACTTACACCATTCTATATTTCAGCTCTTAGAAAAATAGGATGA
- a CDS encoding Fur family transcriptional regulator — MTLEEIVERLKRKKIKLTTQRMEVIKFVSEMKKGHFEVKDLFTVLSKKIPSLSIATLYSVLYLLEELGVIYSFSDGQKTVFDFNPEPHAHFICKECGKIEDVEIKKLELGEINGKREKVELIVKGVCEDCLKKVKP; from the coding sequence ATGACGTTAGAAGAGATTGTGGAGCGCTTGAAAAGAAAAAAGATAAAACTCACCACTCAGAGAATGGAAGTCATAAAATTTGTATCTGAAATGAAAAAAGGGCACTTTGAAGTGAAGGATCTTTTCACAGTTCTCTCGAAGAAAATTCCCTCTCTTTCTATAGCTACGCTTTATAGTGTTCTGTATCTTTTGGAAGAACTCGGCGTGATTTATTCTTTCAGTGATGGCCAGAAAACAGTTTTCGATTTCAACCCGGAGCCTCATGCTCATTTTATTTGCAAAGAATGTGGAAAAATAGAGGATGTCGAGATAAAGAAACTGGAACTCGGTGAAATCAATGGAAAGCGAGAGAAAGTAGAGTTGATCGTAAAAGGAGTGTGTGAAGACTGCTTGAAGAAGGTGAAACCTTGA
- a CDS encoding M20 family metallopeptidase has product MNEIELRHLLHMNPELSFEEYKTKKILREAIEEIGYTSIREVAKTGLVVEKKETEGPYVVLRAEMDALPIEEETNWEYASQNSNMHACGHDFHMSALYGAMKSLKDTKKNFLFVFQPAEETGGGAKEVVTFLKEEYNIKAAIGFHVTDEYDFGTVASRSGVLFASATEFDVYFKGVPAHIAFFERGRDALKTAVSFLHWLYNEKWDVLVGVGRISGGRVRNVVPDEVILEGTIRSESLNITESILSEMEKVLISLKRKTGVTFSLKKGSVYPEVRVDSKLLEILRVVCGKLGFRFIECEMKRTGEDFGYFSRVFPSLSFWFGVGEGKNRFGLHHPRFLPKDEYIPKAAEFLTALAVLI; this is encoded by the coding sequence ATGAACGAAATCGAACTGAGACACCTTTTACATATGAATCCGGAGCTATCGTTTGAAGAGTACAAAACGAAGAAAATACTGCGGGAAGCGATAGAAGAAATAGGATATACGAGTATACGGGAAGTGGCAAAAACCGGTTTGGTAGTTGAAAAAAAGGAAACAGAAGGACCATACGTCGTTTTGAGAGCAGAGATGGATGCTCTTCCCATAGAGGAAGAAACAAACTGGGAGTATGCATCCCAAAACAGTAACATGCATGCCTGTGGTCATGATTTTCATATGAGTGCTCTCTATGGTGCAATGAAAAGTCTAAAAGATACGAAGAAGAACTTCCTTTTTGTTTTTCAGCCCGCTGAAGAAACTGGGGGAGGAGCAAAGGAGGTAGTTACTTTTTTAAAAGAAGAGTACAATATAAAAGCGGCTATAGGATTTCATGTAACTGATGAATACGATTTCGGTACAGTGGCATCCCGTTCAGGAGTTTTGTTTGCTTCAGCTACAGAATTCGATGTATACTTTAAGGGAGTACCTGCTCACATTGCTTTTTTCGAAAGAGGACGAGATGCATTGAAAACAGCAGTATCTTTTCTGCATTGGTTGTACAACGAAAAGTGGGATGTTCTCGTTGGTGTTGGCAGAATTTCAGGAGGGCGTGTCAGAAACGTTGTTCCGGATGAAGTGATTTTGGAAGGAACTATAAGGAGTGAGTCTTTGAATATAACGGAGTCGATTCTCTCGGAGATGGAAAAGGTTTTGATCTCTCTTAAAAGAAAAACAGGAGTTACGTTTTCTTTGAAAAAGGGCAGTGTTTATCCGGAAGTTCGAGTTGATTCAAAACTTTTGGAGATTTTAAGAGTTGTTTGTGGAAAATTAGGATTCAGATTTATTGAGTGTGAGATGAAGAGAACAGGAGAAGATTTTGGATATTTCTCGCGCGTCTTCCCTTCACTTTCTTTTTGGTTTGGGGTGGGAGAGGGGAAAAACAGATTCGGCCTTCATCATCCTCGTTTTCTTCCAAAGGATGAGTATATACCAAAGGCCGCAGAATTTCTTACCGCCCTTGCGGTGTTGATATGA
- a CDS encoding nucleotidyltransferase — translation MRVLGIVVEYNPFHNGHLYHLESAKKLVNPDCVVAVMSGNFCQRGEPAVIDKFARTEIALKMGVDVVLELPTVFAVQDAGGFALGAVSTLDATGVVTDVVFGSESNDIEFLKKVSHVLFEQPEEFQRFLHEELKKGYSFPNARKFALMRYFALKGWNEKDVLRLEKSNDILGVEYLRAALQIGSRIKFHTIKRVGAEEKDTSFKGKFSSATAIRNLLRENKWTEVKSSLPKTSYEILRREIVNGRGPIFLENVGNFMLSFFRLKDVKFFESIHGFSEGLEKRFFVCSRCVGSYKDFLECVKAKRFTFSRIRRLALFSVFNMKKEFVEKSNKKGPQYIRILGFTEKGRKILAVMRKRSKLPVITNMSLYRKVVEKTELPIDKNLSIEQLLLDVKATNFYSSFFPSEKDRSSERDFSIHPIFLRAEI, via the coding sequence CTGAGAGTTTTGGGAATAGTAGTTGAGTATAATCCGTTTCATAACGGCCATCTCTATCATTTGGAATCGGCTAAAAAGTTGGTGAATCCTGATTGTGTTGTTGCAGTAATGAGCGGAAATTTCTGTCAAAGAGGAGAACCTGCCGTTATAGATAAATTTGCACGTACTGAGATTGCTTTGAAGATGGGGGTAGATGTTGTTCTGGAATTGCCCACCGTTTTCGCCGTTCAAGATGCAGGGGGATTTGCGTTGGGAGCGGTGAGCACGTTAGATGCCACTGGTGTTGTAACAGATGTGGTCTTTGGTAGCGAATCCAATGATATAGAGTTCCTTAAAAAAGTATCTCATGTGCTTTTTGAACAGCCTGAGGAGTTTCAACGGTTTCTCCATGAAGAGCTAAAAAAAGGATATTCTTTTCCGAACGCCAGGAAATTTGCGTTGATGAGATATTTTGCCTTGAAGGGCTGGAACGAAAAAGATGTTCTGAGGCTTGAAAAATCGAACGACATTTTGGGAGTGGAATATTTGCGTGCAGCCCTTCAAATAGGTTCCCGAATCAAATTTCACACAATAAAAAGAGTTGGAGCTGAAGAAAAAGATACATCCTTCAAAGGCAAATTTTCGAGTGCAACAGCGATAAGGAATCTGCTCCGAGAAAACAAGTGGACCGAGGTGAAAAGTTCTCTTCCTAAAACGTCCTATGAAATCCTCAGAAGGGAAATTGTAAATGGTAGAGGGCCTATCTTTCTTGAAAATGTAGGAAATTTCATGCTTTCTTTCTTCAGATTGAAAGACGTGAAGTTTTTTGAAAGTATTCATGGATTTTCCGAAGGATTGGAGAAAAGATTCTTTGTATGTTCCAGGTGTGTAGGTTCCTACAAGGATTTTCTCGAGTGTGTTAAGGCGAAAAGATTTACCTTTTCCCGAATAAGGAGACTCGCGCTCTTTTCTGTTTTTAACATGAAGAAAGAGTTTGTTGAAAAGAGCAATAAGAAGGGACCTCAGTACATCAGGATACTTGGTTTCACAGAAAAGGGAAGAAAAATTCTGGCGGTCATGAGGAAGAGGTCTAAACTTCCCGTGATAACAAACATGTCTCTCTATAGAAAAGTTGTTGAGAAAACAGAGCTTCCTATAGATAAAAACCTTTCCATAGAACAACTCTTACTGGATGTAAAAGCAACGAATTTCTACTCTTCCTTCTTTCCTTCAGAAAAGGATAGAAGTAGTGAAAGAGATTTTTCCATTCATCCTATTTTTCTAAGAGCTGAAATATAG
- the lysA gene encoding diaminopimelate decarboxylase, with product MEILKKAASLYGTPLYVYFESTIRDRASRVKEVFRGTNLFPTFAVKANNNPVLLKILKEEGFGMDIVTRGEFIATKLAGVPSTSIVWNGNGKSREDMLYLLEEGVKIVNVDSFEEMEIWKEIRPKGVEFFVRVNPEVDARTHPHISTGLRKHKFGIPLDSLDDFMREFCDMNIKGLHVHIGSQITEVEPFLEAYERVVEMSKKYGFEEINIGGGWGIDYEGKELDLEEYKKCVVPLFREYKRVIVEIGRFVIAPAGFLVLKVILVKRRGDKVFVVVNGGMNVLIRPALYSAHHRVFVLDKGNFSLKADVVGPLCESGDIIALDRYLPDVKKGDLIVVENTGAYGYSMANNYNSTTRPAEVLVKKDGTISLIRKRETDLDIFRNVVM from the coding sequence ATGGAGATTTTGAAAAAGGCTGCTAGTTTGTATGGCACACCTCTTTATGTGTACTTTGAAAGTACTATACGTGACCGTGCTTCGAGAGTAAAAGAAGTTTTCCGAGGAACGAATCTCTTTCCAACATTCGCCGTGAAGGCAAACAACAATCCTGTACTCCTAAAGATACTGAAAGAGGAAGGTTTTGGAATGGATATCGTCACAAGAGGAGAATTCATAGCAACGAAACTTGCGGGTGTGCCATCAACTTCCATCGTCTGGAACGGAAATGGAAAGAGCAGAGAAGACATGCTTTATCTTCTAGAAGAGGGTGTGAAGATTGTCAATGTAGATTCTTTTGAAGAGATGGAGATTTGGAAAGAGATCAGACCGAAAGGAGTTGAGTTTTTCGTTAGGGTTAACCCAGAAGTAGATGCACGAACTCATCCCCACATATCAACAGGTCTCAGAAAGCACAAATTTGGAATACCTTTGGATTCATTGGATGATTTTATGAGAGAGTTTTGCGATATGAATATAAAGGGACTTCATGTTCACATTGGTTCCCAAATAACAGAAGTAGAACCTTTTCTCGAAGCGTACGAAAGAGTCGTCGAGATGTCAAAAAAATATGGTTTCGAAGAGATAAACATAGGTGGCGGTTGGGGAATCGATTATGAAGGTAAAGAGTTAGATCTTGAGGAGTATAAAAAATGTGTTGTCCCACTTTTCCGTGAATACAAAAGAGTAATTGTTGAAATCGGAAGATTCGTCATCGCACCCGCTGGTTTTCTCGTGTTGAAAGTGATTCTCGTTAAAAGAAGAGGTGACAAGGTATTCGTCGTGGTGAACGGTGGTATGAACGTGCTCATACGACCTGCTTTATATTCAGCGCATCACAGAGTTTTTGTATTGGACAAAGGAAACTTTTCACTGAAAGCAGATGTTGTGGGGCCCTTGTGTGAAAGTGGTGATATCATCGCACTCGACCGTTATCTTCCAGACGTTAAAAAAGGAGATTTGATAGTTGTAGAAAATACAGGAGCATACGGTTATTCCATGGCGAACAATTATAATTCAACAACTAGACCCGCAGAAGTTCTGGTGAAGAAAGACGGGACTATCTCTCTTATAAGAAAGCGGGAAACGGACTTGGACATTTTCAGGAACGTGGTGATGTGA